In Limnohabitans sp. TEGF004, the genomic window GTCGACCATCATTCTTAGCCTGGTGTGTGCTGGGATTTCTAAGGTGCTTTAAAGCGCAGCAGCAATAGCCGCTAACCGCGCAGCATCCATACGCGCTCCTACAGCCGGCCCATTAAGTCCGTCTTGCAAAGCCTGCGCACTCACCGCTGCACTATCGACGGATTGAGTTGCTTTCAACAACAACGCTAAGCGAGGCCCTTGCGCATAAGTCTCGTCTTCTTTGCCCAAGCGTCCACGCGCATCACACTCACACGCTTGTAGTGCCAGCAAAAACCGCTCAGGTCGCCGCAAAGCATCACACCGCACCAATAGTCGCAACACGGCCTCTGCACCAAAGCCCAAGCTCTGATGAATGTTGCCGTGTTCACGCGCCACCAGCTCGGCCAGTTCTTTGCATTCCACAGGCACGCGCCATCGCGTGCACAGTGCACGGGTGAGTTTTTCGCTGCGTTGCTCGTGGCCAATGTGGCGGGGCAACACATCGGCGGGTGTGGTGCCTTTGCCGAGGTCGTGGCACAGGCAGGCAAAGCGCACTTCGAGCGGCGCGTTCATGCGCGCCGAAGCGTCCAGCACCATTTCTAGGTGAATGCCGGTGTCAATTTCGGGGTGGTATTCGGCGCGTTGCGGCACGCCGTAGAGCTTATCGACTTCTGGCAGCAGGCGTTGCAAAGCACCGCACTCGCGCAGCACTTGCAACATGCGCGATGGCTTTGCGCCCATGAGGCCGCGTGATAACTCTTGCCACACGCGTTCGCTCACCAATGCATCCACCTCGCCCTCGGACACCATCTCTCGCATGAGCGTCATCGTCTCAGGCGCCACGGTGAAGTCAGCAAAGCGTGCCGCAAATCGGGCCAAGCGCAAGATGCGCACAGGGTCTTCCCGGAAGGCTTCGGTCACGTGGCGCAGCACTTTGGCGGTGATGTCGCGTTCGCCACCAAAAGGGTCCGTGCGTTGGCCGTGTTCGTCTTGGGCGATGGCGTTGATGGTGAGGTCTCGTCGGGCGAGGTCTTCTTCCAGCGTCACGTCTGGTGACGCATGCACTGCGAAGCCGTGATAGCCGCGTGCGGTTTTGCGCTCGGTGCGGGCGAGGGCGTATTCCTCGTGCGTGTCGGGATGCAAGAACACCGGAAAGTCTTTGCCTACCGGCTGGTAGCCCTGTGCAGCCAATGCCTCGGGCGTGCCGCCCACCACCACCCAGTCGCGGTCAGATCCGTCGAGGCCCATCAGGGCATCGCGCACTGCACCGCCGACCAGGTAGATCTTCATCAGTGACCTGCCACAAACAAACGTTTGATGGACTTGGGCTCAGGAATGCCCAACGCGCGTAAACCCAGCGCATGCGGGGTCGCGATGTTGTTGACTTTCATCGAGTCGAGGTTGTCGCGGCTCATCAAGGTGGGGCCAGGTGCAAACTCCATCAGCAGCGCTTGCAACCAACCGATGGCATAGGGCAGCGAGATGACGGGGCGCTCTTTGCCCACCCAACGGCCAGCGAGCTGCACCAGCTCAGTCAGCGTGAGGATGTCGGGGCCGCAAAGTTCATACACCTGGCCTTCGGTGCTGGAGGTGTTGACGCAATGCACGATGGCTTGCGCCACGTCGTGCACCCACACCGGCTGAAAGCGCGTGTGTGCGCCGGCCAGTGGCATGACGGGGAACACCTTTTGCAGCTTGGCAAACAGGTTGATGAACTGGTCGTCCTTGCCAAAGATCACGCTGGGGCGCAGCAGTGTCAAACCCAGTGGCGTTTTTTCAGCGGCTGCCAGCAGCGCCAATTCGCCGCGCGCTTTGCTGCGCTGGTACATGGATGGTCCATGCACATCGGCACCCAAAGCGCTGATGTGAATCAGGCGTGTGACGTTCTCTGCATGACACGCACGCGCCAAGTTGGCGGGCAGGGTGACGTGGGCGTGGGTGAACTCTTCTTCTGTGCCATGCAAGATCGCAATGAGGTTGATCACCACATCATGACCATGCACCAAGGTTTGCAGCTGCTTGGCGTCATGCACGTCGGCTTGCACCACCGTCACGCCGGGCATCATTTGAATATGTCGTGCGGGCAGACGACGGGTGGGCACGGTCACTTGGTGGTGTTGCAGGCTCAGGCGTGAGCACACATGACGACCCACAAAGCCGCTGCCACCGAGGATGAGAATTTTCTTGGGCGTAAAAGATTGCATGAATGAGACTGTAGCGCGAAGCCGCTAGACTTTTGGTGACACAGGATAATCACAGCATGAACCAACTCGACGCCCTCAAGCAATTCACCACCGTCGTGGCAGACACCGGCGACTTCAAACAGCTCGCCCAGTTTCAGCCGCAAGACGCGACCACCAACCCATCGCTGATTCTCAAAGCGGTGCAAAAGCCCGAATACTTGCCCCTGCTCAAAGACACCGTGGCTGCTCACGGCAACGAGCCCATGGACGCTCAGATCGACCGTTTGTTGGTGCGCTTCGGCTGCGAGATTTTGGCCACCATCCCTGGTCGTGTGTCCACCGAAGTGGATGCCCGTTTGAGCTTCGACACGGCGGCCACTGTGGCGCGTGCCAAGCGCATCATGGCCTTGTACGAAGCGCAAGGTGTGAAGCGCGAGCGCGTGCTCATCAAAATCGCGTCCACTTGGGAAGGTATTCAAGCCGCTGCCGAGCTAGAGCGTGAAGGCATTCGCACCAACCTCACTTTGCTGTTCTCTTTTGCCCAAGCGGTGGCGTGTGGTGATGCCAAGGTGCAACTTATTTCCCCCTTCGTGGGCCGCATTTACGACTGGTACAAAAAATCTGCAGGCAGTGCGTGGATCGAGGCTGACAACGCCAATGCCAACGACCCTGGTGTGAAGTCGGTCCGTGCGATTTACAACCACTACAAACGCCACGGCATCAAGACTGAGGTGATGGGCGCGAGCTTTAGAAACGTGGGGCAGATCACTGCTTTGGCCGGCTGCGATTTGCTGACTATTGCGCCTGAGTTGCTGGCGCAGTTGGGTGCATCGACCGAGCCTCTGGTGCAAGCC contains:
- a CDS encoding multifunctional CCA addition/repair protein, producing the protein MKIYLVGGAVRDALMGLDGSDRDWVVVGGTPEALAAQGYQPVGKDFPVFLHPDTHEEYALARTERKTARGYHGFAVHASPDVTLEEDLARRDLTINAIAQDEHGQRTDPFGGERDITAKVLRHVTEAFREDPVRILRLARFAARFADFTVAPETMTLMREMVSEGEVDALVSERVWQELSRGLMGAKPSRMLQVLRECGALQRLLPEVDKLYGVPQRAEYHPEIDTGIHLEMVLDASARMNAPLEVRFACLCHDLGKGTTPADVLPRHIGHEQRSEKLTRALCTRWRVPVECKELAELVAREHGNIHQSLGFGAEAVLRLLVRCDALRRPERFLLALQACECDARGRLGKEDETYAQGPRLALLLKATQSVDSAAVSAQALQDGLNGPAVGARMDAARLAAIAAAL
- a CDS encoding complex I NDUFA9 subunit family protein produces the protein MQSFTPKKILILGGSGFVGRHVCSRLSLQHHQVTVPTRRLPARHIQMMPGVTVVQADVHDAKQLQTLVHGHDVVINLIAILHGTEEEFTHAHVTLPANLARACHAENVTRLIHISALGADVHGPSMYQRSKARGELALLAAAEKTPLGLTLLRPSVIFGKDDQFINLFAKLQKVFPVMPLAGAHTRFQPVWVHDVAQAIVHCVNTSSTEGQVYELCGPDILTLTELVQLAGRWVGKERPVISLPYAIGWLQALLMEFAPGPTLMSRDNLDSMKVNNIATPHALGLRALGIPEPKSIKRLFVAGH
- the tal gene encoding transaldolase, with amino-acid sequence MNQLDALKQFTTVVADTGDFKQLAQFQPQDATTNPSLILKAVQKPEYLPLLKDTVAAHGNEPMDAQIDRLLVRFGCEILATIPGRVSTEVDARLSFDTAATVARAKRIMALYEAQGVKRERVLIKIASTWEGIQAAAELEREGIRTNLTLLFSFAQAVACGDAKVQLISPFVGRIYDWYKKSAGSAWIEADNANANDPGVKSVRAIYNHYKRHGIKTEVMGASFRNVGQITALAGCDLLTIAPELLAQLGASTEPLVQALSASAAMQLDLPAVHHTEASFRYAMNEDAMATEKLAEGIRAFCVDAVKLEALMH